From Rhineura floridana isolate rRhiFlo1 chromosome 5, rRhiFlo1.hap2, whole genome shotgun sequence, a single genomic window includes:
- the RPL21 gene encoding large ribosomal subunit protein eL21 — translation MTNTKGKRRGTRYMFSRPFRKHGVVPLATYMRIYKKGDIVDIKGMGTVQKGMPHKCYHGKTGRVYNITQHAVGIIVNKKVKGKILAKRINVRIEHIKHSKSRDSFLQRVKENERKKKEGKEKGTWFELKRQPAPPREAHFVRNNGKEPELLEPIPYEFMA, via the exons ATGACCAACacaaaggggaagaggagggggacacGTTACATGTTCTCAAGGCCCTTTCGCAAACATG GTGTTGTCCCCCTTGCCACTTACATGCGCATCTATAAGAAGGGTGATATTGTTGACATTaag GGCATGGGCACAGTTCAGAAAGGCATGCCCCACAAATGTTACCATGGCAAGACAGGAAGAGTATATAACATTACTCAGCATGCTGTGGGCATTATTGTGAACAAGAAGGTTAA GGGCAAGATTCTTGCCAAGAGAATTAATGTGCGAATTGAGCATATCAAGCACTCTAAGAGCAGAGACAGCTTCTTGCAGCGTGTTAAGGAaaacgaaagaaagaaaaaggaaggaaaggaaaagggcacTTGGTTTGAATTAAAACGCCAG CCTGCTCCTCCAAGAGAAGCCCACTTTGTGAGGAACAATGGCAAAGAGCCAGAGCTGCTGGAACCAATTCCATACGAGTTCATGGCATAG